ACCGAACGGGCGATCGCCGACATCGCGCGGCAGGCGCAGGAGCGCTGGTCGCTGGGAGATGTGCTGGTGATCCATCGCCACGGGCGGCTGGCGCCGGGCGACGCCATCATGATGGTCGCCACCGCCGCGGCCCATCGCCGCGCCGCCTTCGAGGCCGCCGATTTCCTGATGGATTACCTGAAATCGCGGGCGCCGTTCTGGAAAAAGGAAATCACCGGGGACGGGGCCGAATGGGTCGCGGCCAGGGATGAGGACGAAACCGCGCTGACCCGCTGGTGACGGGCGGCCGGTCCGCGCGCGCGGCCCCCGCGATACCGCTCAGGCGCCGGTCTTGGCCCGCTGAAGCTGGGTCCGCAGCTCCTCGACCTCGGCGCGGGCATCGCGCAACCCGTCCATCGTGGCGTTCAGTTCGGCCTCGGTCTGGTGCAGCTTGTTGGACAGTTCCGCTTCGCGTTGCTGAAGGTAGGTGATCGCCTCGTCGCGGGTTTCCTCGGCTTCGTGAAGCTCCTGGCTGATCCGGTCGAGCTCGCTCACGTCGCGGGCGCTGACCCGGGTGAACCGGTGCACCAGCCAGTTGGCGAACCAGCCCAGAACAAAGGCGACAAACAGGATCGCCGCCGTGGCGATGATGAAATCAGTTCTGCTCATTGGTCGCGTTCTCCGTTCCGTCCCCGTCGCCTTCTTCGCTGTCGCCCGCGGCAGTATCCGCATCCCCGCCTGTCGCCGTTTCACCACCGTCTTCACCGGTGCCCTCTGCCGTTTCCGATGTCGTTTCCGGGTCCGATTCGGGGGCCGCATCGGCGGCCTGTCCGGATGCGGCTTCGGCGGCGACTTCCTCCAGCGTGGTCCGTTCTTCCTTGATCGGCTCGGGGCGTATCAGGTGGAACTCGATCCGGCGGTTCGCCTCGCGGCCCTCTTCGGTCCCGTTATCGGCGATGGGGCGGCTTTCGCCATAGCCCACCGCGGCATAGGACGAGGTCAGCACCCGGCGCGCGCGCAGTTCGTTCAGCACCGACTGGGCGCGGGACTGGCTGAGTTCCTTGTTCATGATCTCGCGGCCCTGGCTGTCGGTATGGCCCTGGATTTCCAGCCGGATCTCGCCGCAATCCGACAGGATGTCGGCGATCCGGTTCATGGTGCCGAGCGAATCCTCGGTGATGGTGGCGGACCCGGGCTCGAACGCGATCTTCTGGTTCTGCTGGGTCTCGATGATCTGTGCCTCGCACAGTTCGGGATCGGGCGGCGCGTCCTGCGGGATCGGGCGATCGCGGGTCGCGATCTCGAGCGAGAAGCCGCCGACATCGCCCAGCTTGGCCGCCAGCAGCCGCGACAGCCTGGCATCGGCGTCGGGATCGTAGCTGGCGCCGCGCAGCGTCACGCTGTCCGGGGTCACGGTGGCCGAACCGTTCAGGAGCTCGGCCAGGGCCTCGAGCCCGACCAGCACCCGCACCGCCCAGTCCTCGGGCTGGCCGGGCACCACGCGCACGGCCATATGCACACGGTCCGACCCGAACTGCGCCCGGGCAAAGCTGTCGGCCATCAGCCGCTGGGTTTCATCCTCGACACGCCCGCGCAGCTGCACCAGACCTTCGGGGCTGAGCGTGGCCGTGAACTCGGGCGGGCCGTCGCCCGCGCCGGTGACTTCCGGCTCGGGCAGGACGGCATCCAGCGCGAAAACCGGCGGCAGCGCCGTCTGCAACTCGCCCACCACGAGGTCGAACTGGTCCGGGTCCGTGCCCTGCGCGGCGGTCAGCGATATCTCGGCATCCGCCATCGTCAGGTGCCCGCCGCCCAGCTTTGCCAGCGCGGCGATCGTCAGTTCGGCGGCGGTGCCCCAGTTCGGCGACGGGACGCCCAGCCCGATGGTGCAGTCGGGATCGCCTGTCATGCCGACGGCGGTGGCGGCCTTGATGATGCGCCCGCGCGTCAGCTTGGTATCGGCCGAACAGGCATCGAAGCGCGGGCCGCGCTCGTCGATCAGGAACCGCAGCGTGAACGGCGTGATCACCGGGCGCGGCGACGAGATGTCGAGCGTCAGCCTGAGCTGCGGCGGGGCGGTGCGCGACAGCTCGTCCTCCAGTTCCGCCTTGGCCTCGGCGCTGTCGGTCATGCCCGACACCATCAGCGTATCGGCGGAGACCGAGATTTTCGAGCGCGGCATCCGGTCCAGGACGGTCAGCGCGAAATCCATCGCCGCGTCCCAGCCGGGCGGCACCGCGTAATCGGCGGATTCGAGAAAATCGGCCACCGTTCCGGCGCCCGCAATCTCGGCCAGCCGACGGTTCAGCCGGTTGCGGTCGGTCCGGGTCGGGATCAGGCCGATGATCGAGATGCCGTCCGCGTTGCGCAGGATCTCGGCCGAGAAACGCGGCGGCGCCACCTCGGTGCCGGGCACGACATCCATCTCGTCGATGATCCGTGCGGCATCCACGTTTTCGCCGGCGCTGCTGAGCGCGAGGAACCGCGACGCTTCGTCGGGAGCGGTTCCGGTCAGGATGACGCGCAGCCCGTCGGCTTCGACCTCGGCCCAGTCATGGCCGTTGAGGTCCAGCGTCTCGCGTATGTTGATCTCGGTCTTGTCCTCGACGACGGACACCGCGACGGCCGCGCCGGCAAGGCACAGCGCGGCGGCGAACAAAAAGGCGAGGAGGGCGAACAGGGTCGGATTGCGGCGCATGAGGCAGGTGAGTCCTTGGTCGGTCGATCCGTCTTAGCCCCCAGCGTGCCGGTGTTCAATCAGACCAGCAGCGCGATCACGAAGAAGAACAGCGGTATCATGCCGGTGTCGCGGTTCATCCGGAACAGGCGCAGCATCCTGTCCGGGTCGGTGTGATCGAAGCCCCGCAGCTGGAACGCCATGTGCCAGCCCATCGCCCAGGGGCCGGCAAGGGCGATCACCAGCGCCATCACCCCGGCCTGCGGCAGCGCTGCGCGAATCACCGCCAGCGCCATCAGGGCCACGGTGGCGGCGAGAAAGTATTTCAGCCAGCGCGCGGTGTCGTCGCCGAACAGCCGGGCGGTCGATTTCACGCCGATCAGCGCATCGTCTTCGGTATCCTGGTGGGCATAGATGGTGTCGTAGAACAGTGTCCAGGCGATGCCCGCGACATAGAGCAGCAGCGCCGGAAGCCCGAGCGACCCGCCATGGGCGGCCCATGCCAGCAGCGCGCCCCAGTTGAAGGCCAGCCCGAGAAAGACCTGCGGCCACCAGGTAAACCGCTTGGCAAACGGGTAGACCGCCACCGGCAGCAGCGCGAGGATGCCCAGCGCGATGGCGGTGCCGTTGAAGGTCAGCAGGATGGCGAAGGC
This is a stretch of genomic DNA from Pukyongiella litopenaei. It encodes these proteins:
- a CDS encoding OmpA family protein, with the translated sequence MRRNPTLFALLAFLFAAALCLAGAAVAVSVVEDKTEINIRETLDLNGHDWAEVEADGLRVILTGTAPDEASRFLALSSAGENVDAARIIDEMDVVPGTEVAPPRFSAEILRNADGISIIGLIPTRTDRNRLNRRLAEIAGAGTVADFLESADYAVPPGWDAAMDFALTVLDRMPRSKISVSADTLMVSGMTDSAEAKAELEDELSRTAPPQLRLTLDISSPRPVITPFTLRFLIDERGPRFDACSADTKLTRGRIIKAATAVGMTGDPDCTIGLGVPSPNWGTAAELTIAALAKLGGGHLTMADAEISLTAAQGTDPDQFDLVVGELQTALPPVFALDAVLPEPEVTGAGDGPPEFTATLSPEGLVQLRGRVEDETQRLMADSFARAQFGSDRVHMAVRVVPGQPEDWAVRVLVGLEALAELLNGSATVTPDSVTLRGASYDPDADARLSRLLAAKLGDVGGFSLEIATRDRPIPQDAPPDPELCEAQIIETQQNQKIAFEPGSATITEDSLGTMNRIADILSDCGEIRLEIQGHTDSQGREIMNKELSQSRAQSVLNELRARRVLTSSYAAVGYGESRPIADNGTEEGREANRRIEFHLIRPEPIKEERTTLEEVAAEAASGQAADAAPESDPETTSETAEGTGEDGGETATGGDADTAAGDSEEGDGDGTENATNEQN
- a CDS encoding molybdenum cofactor biosynthesis protein MoaE, producing MRVAVQPEPFDPGAELTAFSVGLSGMGAVVSFTGVVRDLPGGGLTALEIEHYPGMTERAIADIARQAQERWSLGDVLVIHRHGRLAPGDAIMMVATAAAHRRAAFEAADFLMDYLKSRAPFWKKEITGDGAEWVAARDEDETALTRW
- the ubiA gene encoding 4-hydroxybenzoate octaprenyltransferase; this encodes MQGQSRTPEKTETAPVADAAAGNWVDRHAPPTLRPYLRLSRADRPIGTWLLLIPCWWGLALAILADQSPRWGDLWIALGCAAGAWLMRGAGCTWNDITDRDFDRRVARTRSRPIPSGQVSVTQALAWMIAQALIAFAILLTFNGTAIALGILALLPVAVYPFAKRFTWWPQVFLGLAFNWGALLAWAAHGGSLGLPALLLYVAGIAWTLFYDTIYAHQDTEDDALIGVKSTARLFGDDTARWLKYFLAATVALMALAVIRAALPQAGVMALVIALAGPWAMGWHMAFQLRGFDHTDPDRMLRLFRMNRDTGMIPLFFFVIALLV